One stretch of Aquimarina sp. Aq107 DNA includes these proteins:
- a CDS encoding OsmC family protein: MKRKATATWQGGGMEGTGSLTTVSGVFNEQPYSFKTRFKNEDGTLGTNPEELIAAAHAGCFNMALSFQLGDAGFIPEALNTQAVLAMENVDGHFKIIGIELNLEATVDGIENDKFQEIAANAKSSCPVSQALSSVDITLNATLTQ; encoded by the coding sequence ATGAAAAGAAAAGCAACGGCCACTTGGCAAGGAGGCGGAATGGAAGGCACAGGGAGTTTAACTACCGTTAGTGGTGTTTTTAACGAACAGCCTTACTCATTTAAAACCCGTTTCAAAAACGAAGATGGCACCTTGGGTACCAATCCCGAAGAATTGATTGCGGCAGCACATGCTGGATGTTTTAATATGGCTTTGAGTTTTCAGCTTGGAGATGCCGGTTTCATACCAGAAGCCTTAAATACCCAGGCCGTTTTAGCTATGGAAAATGTTGACGGACATTTTAAAATAATAGGGATAGAATTGAACTTAGAAGCTACAGTGGATGGCATTGAAAATGACAAATTTCAAGAGATTGCAGCCAATGCAAAAAGCAGCTGTCCTGTTTCCCAAGCTCTTTCTTCAGTTGATATTACCCTTAACGCAACTTTGACTCAATGA
- a CDS encoding type 1 glutamine amidotransferase domain-containing protein — MKSEIKETTNYVHVHGMPYKGKILIVASSPTVSDQTGWPIGFWAAELTHPLHVFQEAGYQVELASTEGGKIIMDGYSSPTDESGYSAHDIISLGYMQLDWFNQMLENTKKLTDVNTSDYDAIFLVGGQGPMYTFKGNHDLEKLFASFYESGKPSAAVCHATTLLLEAKKTTGELIVINKTWTGFSNAEEDYSDNAVGQKIQPYRIEDEANKIAETHFKVATPLASYAIADGNLITGQQQNSGAAAANLVVNQLNTNT; from the coding sequence ATGAAATCAGAGATTAAAGAAACAACCAATTATGTCCATGTGCATGGAATGCCTTACAAAGGAAAAATTTTAATCGTAGCAAGTAGTCCAACCGTATCCGACCAAACAGGGTGGCCAATTGGTTTTTGGGCAGCAGAATTAACCCATCCCTTACATGTTTTTCAAGAAGCAGGTTATCAGGTAGAATTAGCTTCGACCGAAGGTGGTAAAATAATAATGGATGGCTATTCCAGTCCAACAGATGAGAGCGGCTATTCCGCTCATGACATCATATCATTGGGCTATATGCAGCTGGATTGGTTTAACCAAATGTTGGAAAACACCAAGAAGTTAACTGATGTGAATACTAGCGATTACGATGCTATATTCCTAGTAGGCGGTCAAGGCCCCATGTATACATTCAAAGGCAATCACGATTTGGAAAAGTTATTCGCCAGCTTCTATGAATCAGGAAAACCAAGTGCTGCAGTTTGTCATGCTACAACGCTACTGTTAGAAGCAAAAAAAACAACCGGAGAACTTATTGTAATCAATAAAACATGGACAGGCTTTTCCAATGCGGAAGAAGACTATTCGGATAACGCAGTAGGTCAAAAAATTCAACCTTACCGAATAGAGGATGAAGCCAATAAAATTGCAGAAACCCATTTTAAAGTAGCAACACCATTGGCCTCTTATGCCATAGCGGATGGAAACCTGATTACAGGCCAGCAACAAAACTCTGGAGCAGCTGCAGCAAACCTGGTTGTAAATCAATTAAACACAAACACATAA
- a CDS encoding Crp/Fnr family transcriptional regulator: protein MELKEYIIVNIDATFDGNLPFKSYKKKVKKGSVFTHFEQLEKKVYFLNEGIVQVEIKSKSEIKILDFFFKNSFFASYSSLLSNSPSDVCITAFTDCEVEIIEYQDLMAAYDSSLLANKLGRIETEKLYLRKVQREKELLTKTAEERYILLLSNHPQIIEQIPIKDISKYLGIQPESLSRIRKKIIS from the coding sequence ATGGAACTGAAGGAATATATCATAGTTAATATCGATGCCACATTTGACGGTAATCTTCCCTTCAAATCCTACAAAAAAAAAGTAAAAAAGGGTTCAGTTTTCACACACTTTGAGCAACTAGAAAAAAAAGTATACTTTTTGAATGAAGGAATTGTTCAAGTAGAAATTAAATCTAAAAGCGAGATTAAAATTTTAGACTTTTTTTTCAAGAATTCCTTTTTTGCCTCTTACAGCTCTCTTTTATCAAATTCACCTTCTGATGTTTGCATTACTGCATTTACAGATTGTGAAGTAGAAATCATCGAATATCAAGATTTAATGGCTGCCTATGACTCCTCGCTTCTAGCCAACAAATTGGGTAGAATTGAAACCGAAAAACTCTATTTAAGAAAGGTTCAGAGAGAAAAAGAGCTACTTACCAAAACAGCTGAAGAAAGATATATTTTGCTTCTTTCAAATCATCCTCAGATAATAGAACAAATTCCGATTAAGGATATTTCAAAATATTTGGGTATTCAACCGGAGAGTTTGAGCAGAATAAGGAAAAAAATTATTTCTTAA
- a CDS encoding sigma 54-interacting transcriptional regulator encodes MAKKKLTTTEKAKLLSISNALLKTTTSKQLLHSIYKTIQAIFPFDNAGLFVIDENRDVFWEVLEEGILEGGIQDELANHDLLGPFPFSGNHPDAWIYVNDVTIYEVNKQAVVYPNPQWATMQEHGLKELIAAPLLVNGNKIGFLCFNSKVQGFYTEKDFPFFKAISEQLALVVQKIITNERLVAERTFKETLLSISRVIATIENRQELFTLIFDKINTVIPLDDVGLVVLDESGEKWKDLAVSDNYHMTQTNEKLETLGFEKYMEMDSLIKFCLTNTTILKLKDAVTKFPDNPFLPIMQDAGLKEMMVTTLQVGNKVTGLIFFDTHKENQYSPSHFPLFKAIADLLAVAVKNVMDSEKLIKRQKRIEDLLKISTAASNIQNRKELLKVIFDTIKPVFPFDGAGLFIIDTKKNEHYEILDDIDILGELDTLQVSLINAELLGKFQHKGSAVDMLSRGKNPHLFHIPTDKVKWPHPQFDLMLKEGLRQIIGIGLQSGGKTFGMFCFNAKKEDFYSEEDFSFFKAISEQVALAVKNVLANEEVLSEKIKVENLLMVSEAMASIKSSSRLIETIFNDIKAVFPFDDVGLFAYDIDNQKERDLMIDEEYGSPATSKIKKAGITGWLPLTDSSIYFAKNGPLVMDVQQLFDKWKHPHFEIILKEGYRQIIGGPLKNGDELIGMLCFWRKHKDGFSDADVSFFKSIANQVSVALSNVLAKEEVQRLSEELRLERDYLIEEVKAEHNFEEIIGNSPLLKTVFKNIDIVANTDVSVLIEGETGTGKELTARAIHNRSDRKRKPIIKVNCATLPKELVESELFGHEKGSFTGAFERRIGKFELANNGTLFLDEIGELPLELQPKLLRALQEKEIERIGGKELIKTNVRIIAATNRDLQDECEKGNFRLDLYYRLNVFPLKMPSLEERKEDIPLLATFFAQKFCTKLNVPFMGIKEKAMQELLQYDWPGNIRELQNLVEQATILNQGKALSWARELVPLKRSTIRKNKENAITESSVPEFDLEKIKAEQNRIERDKLLDVLKKTNWRIRGDKGAAKLLNIKPTTLEYRLKKLGLK; translated from the coding sequence ATGGCCAAAAAAAAATTGACCACAACCGAAAAAGCAAAACTGCTTTCGATTAGTAACGCCTTATTAAAAACCACCACTAGTAAACAGCTTCTACATTCTATATATAAGACCATTCAAGCTATTTTTCCTTTTGACAATGCGGGTTTATTCGTCATAGATGAGAATAGAGATGTGTTTTGGGAGGTTTTAGAAGAAGGAATTTTAGAAGGAGGAATTCAAGATGAATTAGCTAATCACGATTTACTAGGACCATTTCCTTTCTCAGGTAATCATCCCGATGCCTGGATATATGTTAATGATGTAACAATTTATGAAGTCAATAAACAAGCGGTTGTTTACCCTAACCCACAGTGGGCAACTATGCAGGAGCACGGTTTAAAAGAATTAATTGCAGCTCCTTTATTGGTCAATGGAAACAAAATAGGCTTCTTATGCTTTAATAGTAAAGTACAAGGGTTTTATACTGAAAAAGACTTTCCCTTTTTTAAGGCCATTTCTGAACAGTTGGCATTAGTGGTTCAAAAAATAATTACCAACGAAAGACTTGTAGCAGAACGGACATTTAAAGAAACGCTTCTCTCTATCAGTAGAGTCATAGCAACTATTGAAAACAGACAAGAACTTTTTACACTCATTTTTGATAAAATCAATACTGTTATTCCATTAGATGATGTAGGTTTGGTAGTTCTGGACGAAAGTGGTGAAAAATGGAAGGACCTAGCTGTATCTGATAATTATCATATGACGCAAACCAATGAGAAACTTGAAACTCTTGGGTTTGAAAAGTATATGGAGATGGACTCGCTTATAAAGTTTTGTCTGACCAATACTACAATCCTAAAACTTAAGGATGCTGTAACTAAATTCCCTGACAATCCCTTTTTGCCTATAATGCAAGACGCAGGGCTTAAAGAAATGATGGTAACCACTTTACAGGTTGGGAATAAAGTCACTGGTCTAATATTCTTTGATACTCATAAAGAAAACCAGTATTCCCCGTCTCATTTTCCATTATTTAAGGCGATTGCAGATTTGCTTGCTGTCGCAGTAAAAAATGTGATGGATTCTGAAAAGCTTATCAAACGTCAAAAGCGTATAGAAGATTTGCTCAAAATAAGTACTGCAGCTTCAAATATCCAGAATCGAAAAGAATTACTAAAAGTCATCTTTGATACCATAAAACCGGTATTCCCTTTTGATGGTGCTGGTCTATTTATCATCGATACCAAAAAAAATGAACATTACGAAATTTTAGATGATATTGACATTTTAGGTGAACTCGATACGTTGCAAGTATCGCTTATAAATGCTGAGTTACTTGGCAAATTTCAACATAAGGGTAGTGCTGTGGATATGTTATCTAGAGGAAAAAATCCTCACTTATTTCATATACCAACAGATAAAGTAAAATGGCCTCACCCACAATTTGATTTAATGTTAAAGGAAGGTCTAAGGCAAATTATTGGTATTGGTTTGCAAAGTGGTGGTAAGACCTTCGGAATGTTTTGTTTCAACGCAAAAAAAGAAGACTTCTATTCAGAAGAAGATTTTTCTTTTTTTAAGGCGATTTCAGAACAGGTGGCTTTGGCTGTAAAAAATGTTTTGGCCAACGAAGAGGTACTGAGCGAAAAGATAAAGGTAGAGAATTTACTCATGGTTAGTGAAGCCATGGCAAGTATTAAAAGCAGTTCTAGGCTTATTGAAACTATTTTTAATGATATTAAAGCGGTATTCCCATTTGATGATGTTGGCTTGTTTGCTTACGATATAGACAATCAAAAAGAACGTGATTTAATGATTGATGAAGAATATGGTTCCCCTGCAACTAGCAAGATTAAAAAAGCAGGAATTACTGGCTGGCTGCCGCTAACCGATTCTTCAATCTATTTTGCTAAAAACGGTCCATTGGTCATGGATGTGCAACAGCTTTTTGATAAATGGAAACATCCCCACTTCGAGATAATTCTAAAGGAGGGATATCGCCAAATCATTGGCGGCCCTTTGAAAAATGGTGATGAACTTATCGGGATGCTTTGTTTTTGGAGGAAACATAAAGATGGATTTAGTGATGCTGATGTATCGTTTTTTAAATCTATTGCAAATCAGGTAAGCGTTGCACTAAGTAATGTTTTGGCAAAAGAGGAAGTTCAAAGATTAAGTGAGGAATTACGCTTAGAGCGAGATTATCTCATAGAAGAAGTAAAAGCAGAGCATAACTTTGAAGAGATTATTGGTAACAGTCCCTTATTAAAAACGGTGTTTAAAAACATTGATATTGTCGCCAATACTGATGTTTCGGTTCTTATAGAAGGCGAAACGGGTACGGGTAAAGAACTCACAGCCCGTGCAATACATAATCGTTCAGATAGAAAAAGGAAACCTATTATAAAAGTAAATTGTGCCACCTTGCCAAAAGAGCTTGTAGAGTCAGAGTTGTTCGGTCATGAAAAAGGAAGTTTCACCGGCGCTTTCGAACGTAGAATAGGTAAGTTCGAATTAGCCAATAACGGCACACTGTTTTTAGATGAGATTGGAGAGCTGCCCTTAGAACTTCAGCCAAAATTACTAAGGGCATTACAGGAAAAGGAAATCGAACGAATAGGAGGTAAGGAATTGATAAAAACAAATGTTAGAATTATAGCAGCTACGAATCGTGATTTGCAAGATGAGTGCGAAAAAGGGAATTTTAGATTAGACCTGTATTACAGGCTTAATGTTTTCCCACTAAAAATGCCTTCGCTCGAAGAACGAAAGGAGGATATTCCATTATTAGCCACTTTTTTTGCGCAGAAATTCTGCACTAAATTAAATGTCCCTTTTATGGGAATTAAAGAAAAGGCGATGCAAGAACTATTGCAATATGATTGGCCAGGAAATATTAGAGAGCTTCAAAATTTAGTAGAACAAGCCACTATACTAAATCAAGGAAAGGCATTATCATGGGCACGAGAACTAGTTCCTCTAAAAAGAAGCACAATTCGAAAAAATAAAGAGAATGCTATAACTGAAAGTTCAGTGCCAGAATTTGATTTGGAAAAGATAAAAGCTGAGCAAAACAGAATAGAACGAGATAAATTATTGGATGTTTTAAAAAAGACCAATTGGCGAATACGAGGGGACAAAGGTGCCGCCAAATTATTGAACATTAAACCTACTACTTTAGAGTACCGCTTAAAGAAATTGGGGTTGAAGTAG
- a CDS encoding efflux RND transporter periplasmic adaptor subunit, translating to MDDRRPFQNIHFLDVSIIKTIIVTLKIMKTRHNIISSTLTLFLVLLMSCENSNKVQETLILSVQVSPAIKKTITEWDEFTGRFEATNRVEVRARISGYIDKVNFRDGQMVQKGDVLFIIDPRPYQIALQEARAAYGQAQANYKQAQDNFKRVKSLKESGAVSLEEYDSREQAVAGNLARLQVAQAAIDNARLNLQFSKVTAPISGRIGRDLVNAGNLISGGTSSATVLTTIVATDPIHFYFTGSESDFLKYSRLARTGQRGSSRDNANPVEVRLVDETEFAHKGAMDFVNNEISRGTGAIEARAIFENKNHLLEPGMFGRARLQGRASYEVLMVPDVLIGTNQTVKFLYTVGTDSLTKATPVTLGNLYQNKYRIIRDGLTPEDKIVISDIQKLRPGMKVDYSESDTLQKEIMELTEN from the coding sequence ATGGATGACAGGCGACCCTTCCAAAATATTCACTTTTTAGATGTGTCAATCATAAAAACAATAATAGTAACACTTAAAATTATGAAAACACGACACAACATTATTTCCAGCACATTAACGCTATTTCTTGTGTTACTCATGAGTTGTGAGAATAGTAATAAAGTACAGGAAACTCTAATACTTAGTGTACAAGTATCTCCTGCAATAAAAAAAACAATTACAGAATGGGATGAATTCACAGGACGTTTTGAGGCTACTAATCGGGTTGAAGTTCGCGCTCGAATTAGCGGTTATATCGATAAGGTGAATTTTAGAGATGGCCAAATGGTTCAAAAAGGCGACGTGCTTTTCATCATTGACCCCAGACCTTACCAGATAGCTTTACAGGAAGCTAGAGCGGCTTACGGACAAGCACAAGCAAATTACAAACAAGCGCAGGATAACTTTAAACGAGTAAAATCATTAAAGGAATCTGGAGCAGTATCTCTTGAGGAATACGACAGTCGCGAGCAGGCCGTTGCGGGAAATTTGGCAAGGTTACAAGTAGCACAGGCGGCTATTGATAATGCAAGACTCAATTTACAGTTTTCCAAAGTCACAGCCCCTATCTCCGGGCGTATTGGAAGAGATTTAGTGAATGCGGGCAACCTTATTAGCGGAGGCACTTCATCGGCAACAGTACTAACAACAATTGTAGCTACGGACCCTATTCATTTTTATTTCACAGGTAGTGAATCTGATTTTTTAAAATATTCCAGATTAGCAAGGACCGGCCAACGCGGTTCCTCTCGTGATAATGCAAACCCGGTAGAAGTACGTCTTGTAGACGAAACTGAATTTGCTCACAAAGGAGCGATGGATTTTGTAAACAACGAGATAAGTCGTGGCACCGGCGCCATTGAAGCCAGAGCCATTTTTGAAAATAAAAATCATCTTCTTGAACCCGGTATGTTTGGACGAGCTCGTTTGCAGGGTAGAGCCTCTTATGAAGTTTTAATGGTGCCGGATGTGCTAATAGGTACTAATCAAACTGTGAAATTTTTATATACCGTAGGGACAGATTCTCTTACAAAAGCGACTCCGGTTACTCTTGGTAATTTATATCAAAATAAATATCGAATCATTAGAGATGGTCTCACTCCTGAGGACAAAATTGTAATCTCAGATATACAGAAGTTGAGGCCAGGGATGAAGGTTGACTACTCAGAAAGCGATACACTCCAAAAAGAGATAATGGAACTAACGGAAAACTAA
- a CDS encoding NADPH-dependent F420 reductase, giving the protein MKLAFIGIGNVGFALANSLQKKGHEIIIAHDNINSGSVVNAQSKNPSFSLLPIQEAIDKAELVLLAAPFQRNEEILKPLNFNGKTLIDCTNPVGAGISHGLESKISGAEKVQEWATNSYVVKAYTIYGFENLENSEFSNYNTKPVMLIAGNNLQAKQQVELLNKDLGFESLDVGDLPQSLHLEHMTLLWVKMVRRDGHHPNFTWAYLER; this is encoded by the coding sequence ATGAAACTAGCATTTATTGGAATAGGTAATGTAGGCTTTGCATTGGCTAACAGTTTACAAAAAAAAGGACACGAAATCATTATTGCACATGATAATATAAACAGTGGTAGTGTTGTAAACGCGCAAAGTAAAAACCCATCATTTTCATTACTTCCCATTCAGGAAGCTATTGACAAAGCAGAACTTGTTTTGCTGGCAGCACCGTTTCAACGCAATGAAGAAATTTTGAAACCATTGAATTTTAATGGTAAAACACTCATAGACTGTACCAACCCTGTTGGTGCAGGTATTTCCCATGGTTTGGAAAGCAAAATATCTGGTGCAGAAAAAGTACAGGAGTGGGCAACTAATAGCTATGTGGTAAAAGCCTACACCATTTATGGTTTTGAAAACTTAGAGAATTCAGAATTCTCCAATTACAATACGAAACCTGTTATGCTAATTGCAGGAAATAATTTGCAGGCAAAACAACAAGTCGAATTATTAAATAAGGATTTAGGGTTTGAATCATTAGATGTAGGCGATTTACCTCAATCACTCCATTTGGAGCACATGACATTGCTTTGGGTGAAAATGGTAAGAAGAGACGGTCATCATCCCAATTTTACTTGGGCTTATCTCGAAAGGTAG
- a CDS encoding nuclear transport factor 2 family protein, translating into MKTLKELSDLYEIQELRYKFAKALDNQDWDLFQSLLNDKLDIDYSNFGIPKAEMTSQDYTTMMKHSFSTDRLQTEHFVTNMLIDIQGTSATAEVNVLARHIVKNNDDEHKLDVNAYYEDKFIETETGWKFNAVKINPRWMTGDPSKIFTF; encoded by the coding sequence ATGAAAACATTAAAAGAATTATCAGATTTATACGAAATTCAAGAACTACGCTACAAATTCGCTAAGGCTTTGGACAATCAGGATTGGGATTTATTTCAATCACTTCTAAACGATAAGCTAGATATCGATTATTCCAATTTCGGAATTCCAAAGGCAGAAATGACCAGTCAAGACTATACAACAATGATGAAGCATTCCTTTTCTACCGACAGGCTTCAAACAGAGCACTTTGTAACGAATATGCTAATCGATATTCAAGGTACATCTGCTACAGCTGAAGTGAATGTGCTCGCAAGACACATTGTTAAAAATAATGACGATGAGCATAAACTTGATGTTAATGCCTATTACGAAGACAAATTTATAGAGACTGAAACCGGATGGAAGTTCAACGCTGTAAAAATTAACCCAAGATGGATGACAGGCGACCCTTCCAAAATATTCACTTTTTAG
- a CDS encoding DMT family transporter has protein sequence MKQLIFPILLAFAAGAFVPIQTGANALLGKNLGSGMLSTLVVFVVATLSTALFIAFQRPTIPNITQLSAIPLYAWVTGGILGAAYIYLLIYTAPKLGMAGVVGFVVSGQLIAAMLFDHFGWMGFEQHSINWKRFLGALLLITGVLIIKKY, from the coding sequence ATGAAACAGTTAATTTTCCCCATCTTATTAGCATTCGCAGCAGGTGCATTTGTTCCTATTCAAACGGGGGCGAACGCATTGCTCGGCAAAAACCTTGGAAGTGGAATGTTGTCCACTTTGGTGGTTTTTGTTGTAGCAACTTTATCAACAGCCTTATTTATCGCTTTTCAGAGGCCAACAATACCTAACATCACCCAACTTTCAGCAATACCCTTATATGCTTGGGTAACTGGTGGCATATTAGGCGCAGCTTACATCTATCTGCTTATCTATACTGCCCCTAAATTAGGAATGGCAGGAGTGGTTGGTTTTGTTGTTTCTGGTCAACTGATAGCTGCCATGCTATTTGACCACTTTGGATGGATGGGTTTTGAGCAGCATTCCATCAATTGGAAAAGATTTCTCGGCGCCCTCCTTTTGATTACAGGAGTACTAATAATTAAAAAATACTAA
- a CDS encoding type 1 glutamine amidotransferase domain-containing protein translates to MKSDNIKTIALVLLLLITTSISAQNKKMLFIMSAADSLSLNEGKKLRQTGVFLNEFYFSYKAAINRGYQVDFATPAGMIATIDEESMKDKYWKEQQSTQEEAISFVKENHFFNHPLSLKEAFEQKEQYAGLIIPGGQGLMVDLFYNPLIPMFLKTFQQDQKVIGLICHAPSLLLTIPEHENPFIGYEVNSVSPFEEFYIETFIMKGKPKNRKIAKRLKRLGLKYRSKGPKADFAIAHKNLVTSQNPFSSDSFNKLYFDTLSKKSNSEVSK, encoded by the coding sequence ATGAAATCAGACAACATAAAAACAATCGCCCTTGTACTTTTATTATTAATAACGACGAGTATAAGTGCCCAAAACAAAAAGATGCTCTTTATTATGAGTGCAGCTGACTCATTATCCTTGAATGAAGGAAAAAAACTTCGCCAAACGGGAGTCTTTCTAAATGAGTTTTACTTCTCCTATAAAGCTGCCATCAATCGTGGATATCAAGTAGATTTTGCCACACCTGCTGGTATGATTGCCACCATTGATGAAGAGAGTATGAAGGATAAATATTGGAAAGAACAACAAAGTACCCAAGAAGAAGCCATATCCTTTGTGAAGGAAAACCACTTCTTTAACCACCCTTTAAGCCTAAAAGAAGCTTTCGAACAAAAAGAACAATATGCAGGGCTAATTATACCTGGCGGACAAGGACTCATGGTTGACCTCTTCTACAACCCACTGATTCCGATGTTTCTGAAAACGTTTCAACAAGACCAAAAAGTGATTGGGCTTATATGCCATGCGCCAAGTTTGCTACTGACAATTCCCGAGCATGAAAACCCATTTATTGGTTACGAAGTAAACTCTGTCAGTCCTTTTGAGGAATTCTATATTGAGACCTTTATAATGAAAGGCAAGCCTAAAAATCGAAAAATAGCGAAACGATTGAAGCGATTAGGTTTAAAATACAGAAGCAAAGGACCAAAAGCAGATTTTGCAATAGCGCATAAAAACCTTGTAACAAGTCAAAACCCGTTTTCTAGCGACTCTTTTAACAAACTCTATTTCGATACTTTATCTAAAAAATCAAATTCAGAAGTTTCCAAATAA
- a CDS encoding alpha/beta hydrolase, with amino-acid sequence MLYKILKYPFFGNYMVKWRNPIPADERKEWRQLTVKSKSGATLKGLFASSKTVNEKATIVLGHPMGKEAKGYFIKRGYTDLLRKNGFNTLIFDINGFGESTNGNFSYFEDIVAIGIKAKTITPKLPIGYFGISLGDQWSTIAFADEGHRYDFAIVESSATTLEEFWKRFPFAYRTLKFLNIILPKYTRKIKMIERIKEAKRLKSLLLIYSHKDSWVPFDMGRRFLKNSPVPTELWSVEDSRHAEIMRSKHKKEYQEKIVSFFNTESRKVAIGDNSQN; translated from the coding sequence ATGCTGTACAAAATACTGAAATATCCTTTTTTCGGAAACTATATGGTCAAATGGAGAAATCCAATTCCTGCAGATGAACGAAAAGAGTGGAGGCAACTAACGGTAAAAAGCAAAAGCGGAGCCACTTTAAAAGGGCTTTTTGCATCGTCTAAAACGGTTAATGAAAAGGCAACTATAGTTCTCGGTCATCCTATGGGCAAGGAAGCAAAGGGGTATTTTATTAAACGAGGATACACAGATTTGCTAAGAAAAAACGGTTTTAATACTTTAATTTTTGATATCAATGGTTTTGGGGAAAGCACTAATGGTAATTTCTCATATTTTGAGGATATTGTTGCAATAGGAATAAAAGCAAAAACAATAACCCCAAAGTTACCTATTGGTTATTTTGGAATCTCATTAGGTGATCAATGGTCTACCATTGCATTTGCCGATGAAGGCCATCGCTATGATTTTGCCATAGTTGAAAGTTCCGCAACAACATTAGAAGAGTTTTGGAAAAGATTTCCTTTTGCATATAGGACCTTGAAATTTCTTAATATCATTTTACCCAAATATACCAGGAAAATCAAAATGATTGAACGAATTAAAGAAGCTAAAAGACTGAAATCGCTATTGTTGATTTATTCACATAAAGATTCTTGGGTTCCCTTTGATATGGGGCGGCGATTTCTAAAGAACAGCCCAGTGCCAACCGAACTTTGGTCTGTAGAAGATTCTAGACATGCTGAAATAATGAGGTCAAAACATAAAAAGGAATATCAAGAAAAAATAGTATCCTTCTTTAATACAGAATCACGAAAAGTAGCTATAGGAGACAACTCACAAAATTAA
- a CDS encoding SnoaL-like domain-containing protein: MNTQEIAYRLVELLKYGKFEEAQKELFDNEAISTEPASSKIPEVKGLDAILQKGEQFRSSVEAWHGITVSDPVISKKHFALGLKVDLTFKGQEKSEMDEIIIYAVKEGKITHEQFFY, from the coding sequence ATGAATACACAAGAAATAGCTTACAGACTAGTAGAGCTTTTAAAATACGGCAAATTTGAAGAGGCTCAAAAAGAACTTTTCGACAATGAAGCAATCAGTACTGAACCCGCATCATCTAAAATCCCTGAAGTAAAAGGCTTAGATGCCATTCTTCAAAAAGGAGAACAATTTAGAAGTAGTGTTGAGGCTTGGCATGGTATAACCGTGAGTGACCCTGTTATTTCTAAAAAACACTTTGCATTAGGATTAAAAGTTGACCTGACTTTTAAAGGACAGGAAAAATCTGAAATGGATGAGATTATCATCTATGCTGTAAAAGAAGGTAAAATTACTCATGAACAATTTTTCTATTAG